The DNA sequence GGTCTGGTGCTACAATTTTAGATGAAATCTTATGGGCGAAAGTGCCTGGAATTTTAATTCCCTATCCAGGAGCCTATAGACATCAAGAAGCTAATGCTAAATTCTTTGTAGAGGTCCTTGGGGGTGGGAGTATGATTCTAGAAAAAGAGCTAACAGAGAAGCTATTGGTAGAAAAAGTGATGTTTGCTTTAGACTCTCATATTAGAGAAAAACAACGTGACTCTCTAGCGGCTTACAGTAAACAACGGTCGAAAAAAACGTTGTATGAGTTTATTTGTGAATGTTTATAGGTGAAGCATATGATAGAGAATCCTCATTATCATTTTATTGGTATAGGTGGGATAGGAATGAGTGCCTTAGCACATATTCTGCTGGATCGTGGGTATTATGTATCTGGCAGTGACTTGAGTGCAGGATATACTATCAATACGCTTAAAGCTAAAGGTGCAGAGTGTTTTTTAGGTCACGATGCGACTCATATCTCCGATGGTACCACCGTTGTTTATAGCTCCAGTATTGCCTCAGATAATGTAGAATATCTAGCGGCTGTTGAAAAATCCTTACCCTTAATTCATAGAGCAGAGCTCCTAAGTCAGCTTATGGAAGGTTATCAAAGCATCCTAGTGTCAGGAAGTCATGGAAAAACAAGTACATCATCTCTAATTCGTGCTATTTTCCAGGAAGCTCAGAAAGACCCTTCTTACGCTATTGGGGGGGTGACTTCAAATTGCCTGAATGGTTATTCTGGATCTTCAAATGTCTTCATTGCCGAAGCAGATGAGAGTGATGGTTCCTTAAAATACTACTATAATCCTGATGCATTGATAATTACAAATTTAGATAATGAACATTTAAGCAATTATGGAGGAAGTCTTGAACGTCTTTTGAAAGTAGTTCAGGATTTTTCTAGCAAAGCTCAAGACTCTAATAAGGTATTTTATAATGGCGATTGTCCGATTTTAAGAGGAAAGATTAAAGGGATTTCTTTCGGGTATTCTCCAGACTGTCAGCTACGTATAGTCTCTTATTCTCAGAAGGAATGGCAGTCTCAATTCTCCTTTATATTTTTGGGCCAAGAATATCGAGATATCGAACTCAATTTGCCTGGACAATATAATGCTGCAAATGCAGCAGCAGCCTGTGGTATTGCACTTACCTTTGGTATAGAGATTACTATCATTCGAAAAGCTCTGAAAGAATTCGTAGGAGTGTGTCGACGTTTGGAGAAAAAGAATAACTCTGAAGGCTTTCTTTTCTTAGAAGATTACGCTCATCATCCTGTAGAAGTGGCAAGTACTTTAAGAGCTGTGCGTGATGCCGTAGGTTTGCGAAGAGTAATCGCAATTTTTCAGCCGCATAGGTTTTCTCGTCTTCAGGAATGCTTAAATAGCTTTCCAACTGCGTTCCAGGAAGCCGATGAAGTCATCCTTACTGATGTTTACAGCGCTGGAGAAAAAGATACACAGTCTATAATACTTGCCGAATTTGCTAAAAATATTGCTAGATCTTCTCATGTACGCTGTCATTATATCTCCTACGGAGACCTAGTAGATTATCTAAAAGCATATACTCGTATTCATGATGTTTGTGTCTCTCTAGGAGCTGGGAATATCTATACCATAGGAGATTCTTTGAAAGACTTTAATCCTAGAAAATTATCTTTAGGATTAGTCTGTGGTGGGAAATCTTGTGAACACGATATTTCTCTACTTTCTGCTCAACATATCTCTAGATATATTTCTCCTACACTCTACGATGTGACTTACTTTATTATAGATCGCCAGGGCTTATGGAGAACCGGAAAGAATTTTGCTCATCTTATTGAAGAATCTCAGAGTTATTCTGTACTTTCGACAGAAATTACCTTAGCTTTATCACAAGTCGATTGTTTATTTCCTGTTTTGCATGGCCCTTTGGGAGAAGATGGTGCTATCCAGGGATTTTTTGAAATCTTAGGTAAACCTTATATTGGACCTAATCTACCTTTAGCAGCAATTGCAATGGATAAGCTATTAACAAAACGTATAGCTTCTGCAGTTGGTATCCCTGTAGTTCCTTACCAACCTTTAAATCTCTCTTTATGGAAGCGTAATCCTGAATTATGCATACATAACCTTATAGCAACTTTTGCTTTTCCTATGATTGTGAAAACCTCTCATTTGGGATCTAGTATCGGGATATTCTTGGTTCATAATGAAGAGCAGTTACGAGAAAAGATCTCAGAGGCTTTTTTATATGATACTGACGTATTTGTTGAGGAAAGTCGCTTAGGATCTCGTGAAATAGAACTATCTTGTATTGGAGACTCTTCTACTTGGTATTGTATTGAAGGACCGAATGAACGTCGTGGTGCTAGTGGGTTTATTGACTACCAAGAGAAGTATGGGTTTGGTGGTGTTGATAGTGCTAAAATTACTTTTGATTTGCAGCTTTCTCAAGAGTCTTTAGATTGTGTTAAGGAATTTGCAGACCGTCTCTATCGAGCTCTGCATGGAAAAGGCTTATCTCGAATAGATTTTTTCTTAGATGAAGAAGGAAATTACTGGTTATCAGAAGTGAATCCTATTCCAGGAATGACAGCAGGTAGCCCATTTTTACAGGCCTTTGTTCGTGCAGGGTGGACAAAAGAACAAGTTGTCAATTTCCTTGTTATCGAAGCTCTACATAAGTTTGATAAGAAACAGATGGTCGAATGTGGGTTTAATAAAGACAAAACCTTGATTAGAAACTAAAAAAAGTGTTAGAGCGTTCTAATTCAAGAACCTCTAGCACTTCTTTTATAGAGATAGAATAAGACTAGTGATGATTACTACATTCACAAGAATGATGTATAACGGGATCTTCTTCTTGATCTTCGCAATTACAGTGCCCTTGACAACACTTTTTAGATATAAGAAAATCATCTTCAATAGGCATAGAAGAGACGTCATCGCAAATATAGTCTTCATTACAAATGACGTCATTTCCATCTTCAGGTTGAATTAGATCTATCTGTACTTTCTTTTTTAATCTAGAGCACACACGCCTAAGAATAGTTCTTAGCGCATGTATTGTGTTTCCTCTTCTTCCAATAATTTTTCCGATATCCTGAGCTGCAACACGAATTTCTAATTTGATAGATTCGTTAGCTTCGTCTTCGATTGAACGAATTTCAACGGCTTCAGGATTAGTAACTAAATTCTTAACAATATATGCTACAAACTCTTCCATAAAGTCCAAATTAAATTGATGTAGAAAACCAAAAACATAATCCTATGTCTTTAAAAGTTCCTTACAAAAGTGTAGATATTCAAAATGAAAAAGTCAATGTCTAATCTAGCCTTGGAAAATTCTCTGAACAGGTCTCCATAGTTAACCAACTTAGGTACTTTGGATCTCCGTGTTGAATAGGAAAGAGTAAGATCTCTGGAACCTCATAGTCACAGAATTCTTTGATAACTTTACAAATTTTAGGGAAACATAAGTCCGTTGTTTTAATTTGTATATGGTGTTCTTCAGACTTACAAATTTTGCCTTTCCACAGATACATGGATTGTCCTTTAGGAAAGATATGTACACAGCGAGCAAGATGCTTTGTGATAAGATAGGTTGCTAGAGATTCAGCACTTTGTTGAGAAGGGAAGGATGTAAGAATAAGAATAGGAGTCATAATGTTTTCAATAATAAAAAATTAGGGAAACGCAAATCATAGATATACTGATTTTCGACATCTATTAAAGAACTTTTTTGTATATGCTTATAAAGGTCTAGAGCAGTGTTAAGAGTCTTAGTTGGAAGCCTTAAAAGATTGCCTGAAGAAAGTGTAACTACAATTTCTCCAGGGTAGAAATCGGATAAGGATAGATCTATAATTTTGGGGGACTCTGTAACTAATTCTTGCATAAGAATAGTAACAAGAGACATTTTTTCTGCAGGTAGTTTTTTCATAGCTAAGTCTTCTTCAGAAAAAAAAATTAGAGGTAAGTTAAGAGAGTGAAAATAAGGTTGGCAAAGAAAATAATTTCCTTCAAGGTTACAAAGCATATTGGATCGATTGCCAACATAAGCAATCGGTGTATGTAGAGTATAGAAAATTATAATCCCTTTATTATCAGGTGATTTCTCTATAGCTAAAGAGGAAAAAATTCCAAGAGCATTCAATATAGATTCTGCTTCTTTGATAGAGAATTCGTGTAGATATGTAGGAGAATCTGCAAAAAGATGTAAACGCTCTGCAATTGCAGTAGGAGGAACTCTCGATAAAGTCGATGACACTAAAAATAAGTTCCTAATAGGTGAGGGATGGGGTTTAAATAAAGAAATTTCAGGTAAAAGTAACCAACAAAATATAGGAACGCAAACAACAGTGCTCAGTGCTATGAGGGTCGCAGCATAACATAAAGTGTATTGAGGGCCTGGAGAGAAAAGCGTTTTAAGAAAACGTCTTATCATGAGTTCATTGTTTTTTATTATCATCGTAAATAATATCCGTAATATTTACGAGATTACTCTTGGAGAGATGATTGATGGACTTATCAGCTAAACAGTATGGAGAGATCATTGTTATTTATTTAAAAGGCTCTTTAGATGCTGTTTCAGTGCCTAATATTCAACAATCTTTGAATCAGTTTGTCCAGAATAACAATCTTAAAATCGTTCTGAATTTGCAGGACGTTTTCTATATCAGCAGTGCAGGTATTCGCCTATTGTTATCTAGTTTTAAATTAATTCAAGGGTTAGGAGGGAAAATGTGTCTGTGCTGTGTTAAAGCAGCTGTAGCAGAGGTAATGCGAATTGCAGGTTTAGACCAAATGATTTTATTGTGTCAGTCTGAACAGGAATGTTTTAGTAAGTTATAGTTTATCCCTATGCTTCCTTTTGAATTTCAATCTAGTACAACCTCTACTCCTGAATGTGATGTATGTCTTGATCCTCAAAAGTTATTTATAAAATTATTTAAGCGCACAATCATCTTACTTGCAGGGCCTACAGGATCTGGAAAAACAGAAATTTCTTTAGCACTCGCCCCTATGATTGATGGAGAGATCGTATCAGTAGATTCTATGCAGGTATATCAAGGAATGGATATTGGAACTGCAAAAGTGTCTCTAGAAGCCAGACAAGTAATTCCTCATCATTTAATTGATATTTGTCATATTCAAGAGCCATTTAATGTCATAGATTTCTATTATGAAGCTATTCAGGCATGTCAAAACATTTTATCAAGAAATAAAGTGCCTATTTTAGTTGGTGGCTCAGGATTTTATTTCTATACTTTTCTTTCTGGCCCCCCTAAAGGCCCTCCTGCAGATCCGCAAATACGCGAACAACTTGAGTCTATAATAAAGAAGCATGGAGTTACTGCTCTTTATGAAGAACTGCGCCTTAAAGACTCGGACTATGCTCAAACAATCACTAAGAATGATAAAAATAAAATCGTTCGAGCATTAGAAATCATTCAACTTACGGGGAAAAAAGTCAGCGATCATGAATGGGATGTGGTTCCTAAGGCTTCAAGAGAATATTATTGTCGCGCTTGGTTTCTCTCTCCTCTAACCGAATTTTTGCGGAACAGTATTCAAATGCGTTGCGAAACTATGATTGAATCAGGATTACTAGATGAAGTAAAAATCTTATTATCTCAAGGTATACGAGGAAACCCTTCAGCATCAAAAGCAATTGGTTATCGCGAATGGATAGAGTTTATAGATCAAGGTGAGCACCATGAGGACTATGCCTTGGCAAAAAGAAAATTTATATCTAATAGTTGGCATTATACAAAAAAACAAAAGACGTGGTTTAAACGGTGCTCGATATTTCGAGAACTTCCTACGCTAGGCCTCTCTTCAGAAGCTATTGCTCAAAAAATAGCTAAAGACTACCTCCTTTACAGCTAATATGCTCGTACAGCGTGTTCCTTTCGATAGGGATAAAGCCTTCAGATCGGATGATATCGCAAACTTCTTCCTCAGAGCTTTGTATAGACCATCCTGTAGCCTTATGAACGCTTTCGCTTAAAATAACTCCCCCAAAGTCGTCAGCCCCATAATGTAAAGCTTTGCCTCCTACACTTTTACCTTCCCCAAACCATGAGGCTGCGACATGATCAAAATTATCGAGAAAAATCCTTGCAAGAGCTAATATTCGGTAATACATTTGAGCGGATGCATGTTGAGGCACTTTATAACGGAGAGGGTTGTTGCCAGGCTTGTAACTCCAAGGAATAAAACTATAAAATCCAGGGCAGCTGTCTTGAGCATTTCGTATTGTTTGAAGGTGTATAAGAATATCCTCAGGATTCTCGACATGCCCAAACATCATAGTCGCTGTTGTACGAAACCCTATTTGGTGAGCCATCTTATGTAGATTGATCCAACCCCCAGGGCTCATTTTTTTTGGAGAAATGATTTTCCTAACTCTCTCTGATAGAATTTCTGCTCCTCCACCAGGAATCGTGCGTTGGCCCGCATTCCATAATCTATAAAGACCCTCTTCAGTAGTGATGCCAGAAACCCGGCAAGCATGTTCAATTTCTACTGCAGAAAAGAAATGGGGGTGAATGGAAGGAAATTCTTGAATAGTAATTCGAATCAATTCTTCAAAGTAATTAATTCCTAAATTTGGGTGCACACCACCTTGAATTAGAACTGTTTTAACTCCTAATTCTGTGTAGCGTTGTAATAAGCTACGAAAATCATCGAAAGATAACAAATAGGCATCAGCGGATTTAGGTTTTCTATAGAATGCGCAAAAAGTACAATCTATTTTGCAAATATTAGTATAATTTGGATTAGCATCAAGAACATAAGTAACTTCATTTGAAGGATATCGTTGTTGACGAATAGAATTTGCAAGTTCCTGTAGCTCATTTAAAGGAGATGAAAGGAACATTTTTAAGCCCTCTTCAAACGAAATTCTTTTATATAAATTCATAAAACAATTGACGTTAAAGATTGCGAAAAGCAGACTTTAACTTTTAACAATTTTATTTGTCAAGCCTCACACCTAAGTTGTTATTATGGATAATTCCGACAACAGCTTTCATACTTTGGAAACAGAGCAGGAATCGTTTGTGGACGATGATTTTGTAGTTGAAGAAGTTGCTTCTATAGAAAGCTCTGACGTTTCTAATGCGGCCCTACTATCTTTTGCTAAAGAGTTTAAAGACTTGAACTCTCCAGAACAAAAAGTTTCTTTTATCTTGGATAGAATGGAGGAAGTTTTAACTGCAACATCTCCAGATCTGAGATTATTTTGGGATTTAAGAAAACAATGTTTGCCTCTGTTTAATGATATCGAAGATATAGTGAAACGCGGAGAGGTCTGGCATCGTTATATTGCGCTAACTAAAGAAGGTCGTCATCTTAAGAGTCTTCAAGATCAAGAAGGGTCTTTTATTATAGACCAAATCGATTTGGCAATCGCGTGTTTAGAGAAAGACATTATTGAATTTCAGGAAGGAATAGAGGATAAAATTTCTCAACAAGAGGAAAAGCATGAGTTTTTGGAAAGCACAGCTTTAAATAAGCATCTGGATTTTTATAAGAAAAACCATATGTTATTACTATGGTTAAGCAGTTTCTCTTCAAAAATTATAGATCTTCGTAAGGAACTTATGAATGTTGGGATGCGAATGCGGATGAAAAGTAAATTTTTTCAACGCCTTTCCGCTCTAGGGAATCAGGTATTTCCCAAACGTAAGGAACTTATCGAAAGTGTGAGTCAAACATTTGCCGGAGATGTCGACGCATTTGTTTCTAGATATTTTATTGGATCTGATAAAGATTCGTTAAAAAAAACCGTTTTTTTTTTAAGAAAGGAAATAAAAAGTCTTCAACATGCAGCAAAAAGGCTTTTTGTCTCATCTCATGTTTTTTCTGACACAAGGTTGAAGCTTAGCAAGTGCTGGGATCAACTGAAAGGTATGGAAAAAGAAATTCGTCAAGAACAAGGTCGTTTACGTGCCGTATCTGCTGAAAATTCAAAAGAAGTCCGTGAAATGTTGAAGCAAGTTGCTTCCCTTCTTGCAGACGGGAACGATTTGATCAAAGTTCGAAAAGATTTAGATACCATTTCTAAAAAAATTCGCGTTCTTGATCTCACACATGATGACGTAATCTTCTTAAAAAAAGATCTTCAGGGGTTATTTGATCAGTTGCGAGAGAAACAAGACGCGATAGAAAAGTCCTATCAAGAACAATTAGCAAAGGATAAACAAACAAAAAGAGAGGCTGCTCGTTCTCTTGCCGAGCGTATCGCAGTATTCTCGAAGACTTGTTCTGAAGGAAAAATTACTCCTGAATCTCGGGAAGAATGGCAAACATTAAAAGAATCGTTAGCTAAAATGTCATTTTTACCCCCTCCTGAAAAAATTTCTTTAGATAATCAACTCAATCTTGCTCTTCAAGCTATTGTAAATTTTTTTGAAGAACAACTTCTTTCTTCTCCAGATTCTCGAGAAAAGCTTGCAAATATGCGTCAAGTCCTTACACAAAGACGTGAACGCCGCCAAGAACTCAAAGATAAATTAGAACAAGATAAAAAATTATTAGGTTCTTCAGGATTAGATTTTGATCGCGCAATGCAGTACAGTTCACTTGTTGAAGAAGACAAACGTGCAATTGAAGAATTAGATGCGAGTATTTTTGAATTGAAGCAACAGATTCAACAATTGTTATGAGAAGAAATTGTATATATGCGTTTGACTTAGATGGAACCTTATTAAAAGGTAATAGTAGTTGGCTTTTTTATCGTTACGCATTGTTTCAGCGTTTATTTTCTTATAAAACTTTGCCCCCATCTATTTATCGTTTTTTTAGATTTAAGTTTTTTTTTGGGATCTTCCATCCTTCTATTATTCTATTGTAACTCATTTGCTTGCACCAATTTCTTCTGAAGATCTTTATGGAGTTGCACTAGATTTTGTAAATACTTTGACTCCAGCTGATTTTTACACCCCTGTTTTAGAAAAATTAGAAGAAGCCTTTGCAGATACTACAGGACAAGTGATTCTTTTTTCTTCTTCTCCAGATTTTATTGTAGGTCCTATAGCGCAACAACTCGGCATTAGCTCATGGTATGCCTCTTGTTATCGGG is a window from the Chlamydia serpentis genome containing:
- a CDS encoding bifunctional UDP-N-acetylmuramate--L-alanine ligase/D-alanine--D-alanine ligase, which encodes MIENPHYHFIGIGGIGMSALAHILLDRGYYVSGSDLSAGYTINTLKAKGAECFLGHDATHISDGTTVVYSSSIASDNVEYLAAVEKSLPLIHRAELLSQLMEGYQSILVSGSHGKTSTSSLIRAIFQEAQKDPSYAIGGVTSNCLNGYSGSSNVFIAEADESDGSLKYYYNPDALIITNLDNEHLSNYGGSLERLLKVVQDFSSKAQDSNKVFYNGDCPILRGKIKGISFGYSPDCQLRIVSYSQKEWQSQFSFIFLGQEYRDIELNLPGQYNAANAAAACGIALTFGIEITIIRKALKEFVGVCRRLEKKNNSEGFLFLEDYAHHPVEVASTLRAVRDAVGLRRVIAIFQPHRFSRLQECLNSFPTAFQEADEVILTDVYSAGEKDTQSIILAEFAKNIARSSHVRCHYISYGDLVDYLKAYTRIHDVCVSLGAGNIYTIGDSLKDFNPRKLSLGLVCGGKSCEHDISLLSAQHISRYISPTLYDVTYFIIDRQGLWRTGKNFAHLIEESQSYSVLSTEITLALSQVDCLFPVLHGPLGEDGAIQGFFEILGKPYIGPNLPLAAIAMDKLLTKRIASAVGIPVVPYQPLNLSLWKRNPELCIHNLIATFAFPMIVKTSHLGSSIGIFLVHNEEQLREKISEAFLYDTDVFVEESRLGSREIELSCIGDSSTWYCIEGPNERRGASGFIDYQEKYGFGGVDSAKITFDLQLSQESLDCVKEFADRLYRALHGKGLSRIDFFLDEEGNYWLSEVNPIPGMTAGSPFLQAFVRAGWTKEQVVNFLVIEALHKFDKKQMVECGFNKDKTLIRN
- a CDS encoding KH domain-containing protein, whose protein sequence is MEEFVAYIVKNLVTNPEAVEIRSIEDEANESIKLEIRVAAQDIGKIIGRRGNTIHALRTILRRVCSRLKKKVQIDLIQPEDGNDVICNEDYICDDVSSMPIEDDFLISKKCCQGHCNCEDQEEDPVIHHSCECSNHH
- the cutA gene encoding divalent-cation tolerance protein CutA, which produces MTPILILTSFPSQQSAESLATYLITKHLARCVHIFPKGQSMYLWKGKICKSEEHHIQIKTTDLCFPKICKVIKEFCDYEVPEILLFPIQHGDPKYLSWLTMETCSENFPRLD
- a CDS encoding cell division protein FtsQ → MIRRFLKTLFSPGPQYTLCYAATLIALSTVVCVPIFCWLLLPEISLFKPHPSPIRNLFLVSSTLSRVPPTAIAERLHLFADSPTYLHEFSIKEAESILNALGIFSSLAIEKSPDNKGIIIFYTLHTPIAYVGNRSNMLCNLEGNYFLCQPYFHSLNLPLIFFSEEDLAMKKLPAEKMSLVTILMQELVTESPKIIDLSLSDFYPGEIVVTLSSGNLLRLPTKTLNTALDLYKHIQKSSLIDVENQYIYDLRFPNFLLLKTL
- a CDS encoding STAS domain-containing protein, translated to MDLSAKQYGEIIVIYLKGSLDAVSVPNIQQSLNQFVQNNNLKIVLNLQDVFYISSAGIRLLLSSFKLIQGLGGKMCLCCVKAAVAEVMRIAGLDQMILLCQSEQECFSKL
- the miaA gene encoding tRNA (adenosine(37)-N6)-dimethylallyltransferase MiaA encodes the protein MLPFEFQSSTTSTPECDVCLDPQKLFIKLFKRTIILLAGPTGSGKTEISLALAPMIDGEIVSVDSMQVYQGMDIGTAKVSLEARQVIPHHLIDICHIQEPFNVIDFYYEAIQACQNILSRNKVPILVGGSGFYFYTFLSGPPKGPPADPQIREQLESIIKKHGVTALYEELRLKDSDYAQTITKNDKNKIVRALEIIQLTGKKVSDHEWDVVPKASREYYCRAWFLSPLTEFLRNSIQMRCETMIESGLLDEVKILLSQGIRGNPSASKAIGYREWIEFIDQGEHHEDYALAKRKFISNSWHYTKKQKTWFKRCSIFRELPTLGLSSEAIAQKIAKDYLLYS
- the mqnC gene encoding cyclic dehypoxanthinyl futalosine synthase — encoded protein: MNLYKRISFEEGLKMFLSSPLNELQELANSIRQQRYPSNEVTYVLDANPNYTNICKIDCTFCAFYRKPKSADAYLLSFDDFRSLLQRYTELGVKTVLIQGGVHPNLGINYFEELIRITIQEFPSIHPHFFSAVEIEHACRVSGITTEEGLYRLWNAGQRTIPGGGAEILSERVRKIISPKKMSPGGWINLHKMAHQIGFRTTATMMFGHVENPEDILIHLQTIRNAQDSCPGFYSFIPWSYKPGNNPLRYKVPQHASAQMYYRILALARIFLDNFDHVAASWFGEGKSVGGKALHYGADDFGGVILSESVHKATGWSIQSSEEEVCDIIRSEGFIPIERNTLYEHISCKGGSL